Genomic DNA from Dioscorea cayenensis subsp. rotundata cultivar TDr96_F1 chromosome 1, TDr96_F1_v2_PseudoChromosome.rev07_lg8_w22 25.fasta, whole genome shotgun sequence:
TTGGTATCTCTGATGGTGCAGCTTAATGATTAGCATTACTCTTTGTGTGTGATTGTTTCTTTGTAAACTGTCTGGATTGTTTGCTACCAGGTTATTGCATTGACTACATGACAAGTTGTAGAAGTTGGAAATAACTCTGTAGAAGAGTTCTAATAAAATGTTGTTTAAGGAATATAAAAGCTGGAAGCAATAATATAATAGTTGTATTTCATCTGAAATTGAGAAATCTGAACTGATTGGGATTTATGCGCTTACCTGCCATTTGTCAGATGGTGCCACTTTTCCCTTGCTATTGGTATGCAGTGTGTTAATTAAGGTTTATCGGCTAGTGTGCTTTTGCTCATTAGCTGCATGACAGTGTTGCTACTATTAACAATTTCAACAGTTTTACTATTGAAGCTGGTAGGCTTGCCATTGTTCTTTGGCTTGATTTGTCTAAATTTGACATTGGGATTTACACTTGTTTTCTATTTTCACTTTCAGTTGAATAGAGCCATGAGTGATCAGAGGAATGCTGGTGTGATTGGTGATCGAGGATCTATCGCGAGGGAAAGTGAgtaaatttctttctttttaaatattactgtCTCTTATCTTCCACTGTTTTTGGTCTCAGAGGTTTACAAAGCCTTTTTTGTGTGATAAATGCATCTTATTATTGTGATGCGGAATATGGCTTGAAATATAGTGGCCCATGTTCTTCATCGTGTTGTTTGCCATTGTTCATGTTAAAATACATTCCTTGCTTGACATATTGTGTGTTCCCTCTCCTGATTTGCTGCAGATTATTGATAATAAAGTAGAATATACGTAAATATTTCTTAGGAATGGATTGAATTAGCCCTTGGCGGCTGATTATGGGTTATACATTTGATTTGTTGTTTCCAATGTATTGGACTTCATATGAGGGGCTGGATGTTAAAGTATAAATTTCCTGACCCCATGACAAGGAGATGGGGCACTGACATgtgatttttgagatttttgaagCCATCCAAGCAAGGAagcattaaaaaagaaaaagaaaaatctctcGTCATTAATTTAACAATGCCAACAATAGAGGTATCTTTGTAATAGCAAAGATCGTACGTGCCACAAATAAAGAAAGGATATATAATCTCCATGAAGACTTGTTATCATGTTACTGATATGTTACATCGATCATAATAATGACAGTTACAATAAGAACTGGATGATGGAATAGAAATATTTATGtcaagaatattaaaaaataatccattttagatattaattaatgaaggGGAATTAAAACCAGTATTACTAAGCCACTAATCAAAAGCCCAACTCACAACAAgtcaatttatttattagttcttGAGTATTACCCTTTTTGCTAATACTTTTCTATAATAACACATGTTATCCATGATTAACTTTTGAAGATGGTTGGAAATGCATAAGAACAATATATGGATGACAGTAGGAACAAATCTTTATCAAGAGGTATATTTAACTGATCATTTGGCTTCCGAAGATGCATCATTGAGAATAAACCATTCATTCATATCTAAATGACAGTAGGAACAAATCTTTATCAAGAGGTATATTTAACTGATCATTTGGCTTCCGAAGATGCATCATTGAGAATAAACCATTCATTCATATCTACAATGGTTTATTCTTTAATATCCTTGACATATATTTTTGTTCCTATCATCATCCAAATTTTATTGTAACTGTGATTATTGTGACATCACTGACATATAAAGCATTTAAGTAACATGATAAAGAGAAATTTATAACATGTCACAGAGATTATgtatcctttattttatttgtgatatgtataatttttgtgATGAAAAAGATACCTTTATTATTGGCATTGTTAAATTAGTGATGGAAGATGTTTTTGTCGTTTTTTATTGCTTCTTTGGCTTGGATGGCTTCAAAATCTCAAGAACCACATTAACCATCTGCTTAAGTCACTAGGGCATATTCACATTAATTGAGTAGAATTTAACTTTGGTTAAACTGAAGATGTTTACTAGCAGAACTTACATTGCCATAAAGGGTGAATAACAGAGAATTTTGGGATCAGAAAAAATCTGGGGTTTTGGTGATTGGTTCCCCACCAAAATGTGTGGATCCATCAATTTCGGGCGAATGATGGTGATCTCGGCATTCCTTCGGCTGGGTCTAATAGCTTATGGTGAGTGGCAGGATGCACACATGGAGGTCCGCTATACTGACATTGACTACTTTGTCTTCTCTGATGCTGCTGCACTTGTCGCTACGGGGAAATCCCCCTTTGAGAGGTCAACATACCGATACTCGCCTCTCCTTGCCTTCTTGCTTATACCGAACTTGATTCTACACCAGTCTTGGGGCAAACTTCTCTTCTCCTCTGCTggtaagggaaaaaaaaaattactttctctctctttgagataatgtatttaaatgcttatttcctttttattaaCTACATTGCGATGCTCATCCAACTGGCAATTTCCCGGTTTTGACTAATTAGAATGAAGTTGTTTTGACCAACATTGCCTTCTTGTCgttaaaaatatttcaagttctgatttttctttctgGTGTACAAACGTAATAGTGTAAATTTATGTTCTAGATTTTGTAACCTTTTTTATCTAGTCCATAGTGATATTGTGGAAATGCATGATTTCATTTGCTTCCAAGCCATATTGCATTGTTGTTTTTTGTGAAGATTTGTGCTTGTTTTGTGCAATATCCAATCATGTAGATTTTTGTTAccaattttatttgttgtacATTGATTACGTGTTGGACAATTAGTAGTTATCTAGTGTCATAAGAAAATATGTGCTTATTTTATCTTTCTATGGATGTTTGCCCAATATTTGAGAATGTTATATTTGACCTCTGGCCATTGAGAAACATGAGTGCCTTTTCATTGCTTATAGTTGGTCTGGTAGGTAATTTGCTTGTTGGTTTTAGGAGATTGGAATTAATTAGATTTTAAATGGTTTCTTATGTGACAGATTTGCTAGTCGGTTTGTTTGTGGACATTATTTTGAAGCTTCGCAGTGTACCTGAAACTTTACGGTTGCTATCTGTTGCGGTTTGGCTTTTCAACCCCTTTACCTTCACCATTGGTACCAGGGGAAATTGTGAGCCTATTGTTTGCGCGATGATTCTGTGGATTATAATTTGTATCATGAATGGTGTAAATTCTGCTTCTTCTTACAAGTACTTGCATTTCTTTTGGTATGATTTACTTCAGCAGACATCTAAATTTGGTTAATTATCTCTTCTCGTGCATGAGCACATCTTTctctaaaaactttttaaatcaaaatatatcaaaagcTTAAAAAATAAGTACAGTAATACTTTGTTATATATTGCATGTTCATTTCAGTGAAAGAATTTggatctttttttattgtttagtgtCGCCCTTGTGTTGAAATAGGGAAGCATCCTTGTggttttcttaataaaattaattgattttgtgTGATAGTTTTGTATATGCATAAGTGGGTTAGTCTTGTACAGTATGATGCCTGGTTTATGTGTAATGTTGTAGTAATCAGAACATGATTCAGGAACATGTAATTATTTGTAATGTTGTAATGTTGTAGTACAACTGCTTATGAAATCTTAGATGGTCGGATCGCAAGTtctcttgaaaatggtgggtGCATAAACAAGGATAAATATTGTGAATGATCAAAGATTCAAAATAGTATAACATTTTGGGATGTGAAAGAAGAAAAGCTAGATTCTTGTAGAGAAATTGACCTCATGCCACTTTTAGATTCTTCATATGCGTTTGAAGATGAATTTCATATTACGATTGGGTTGGCTTTCCTCTTTATTGTGTTACTGTAATCTGTTGCAGGAAAAGTGATTCAGGCTGCCTTTTGGTATGGCTTGGTTGTCCACTTCAGAATCTATCCAATCATATATGCCCTTCCTTTTGTCCTCGTCTTAAATAATCAACATGCCAGACCTAGGGAGTGCATTCTTAAAAAGGGGAGCCCCAGATCAGGAGTTACAGATCCATCTTCTAGGGCCAGGGTTGTTAAACCATCAACCACAAGCTGGAAACAGTTGTTTTGTCCATGGGATCTGCTTCGAAGCAACATAACAATCAATAGTTTTCTCTTTGGGCTGATCTCTGGGTCCATATTCTTCTTTTGCACTGCTCTATTCTTCAAGCTTTATGGGTGGGAGTTTCTAAATGAAGGATTGTTGTATCATCTTACACGGACTGATCCAAGACACAATTTCTCAATATACTTCTACCACATATATCTTCATCACCAGCACAAGTTCTCATTGGTGGAGAAACTTATTTCCTTTCTGCCTCAGTTGATGGTGCAACTGGCTCTTATTTTCCGTTTTGCAGCAGACCTCCCATTCTGCCTTTTTCTGCAGACTGTTGCTTTTGTTGCATTTAACAAGGTGAGTATATGGTTTTgttatctctatttttaaaattgctaTTTTTAACGAAAAAAGTACAGAATTCCTCCAAACGTGTTGCTTGTGATTGTTCTAAAGAAAAGATTGATCATACCATGAGCAGGGCATAAAGAAGCATCCTCTTTGTTGATTGTTTTGTTATTTACTAACAATGGGTTCTATTCCATGTTGATTGACAGGTGATTACTGCACAGTACTTTGTGTGGTTCTTCTGCTTGTTGCCTTTGATTCTTCCATGGAGCAGTATGAAACTCAAATGGAAAGGTCTGATCTGCATATCTTTGTGGATGGGATCTCAGCTTCACTGGCTTCTTTGGGGATACATTTTAGAATTCAAGGGCCAGAATGTCTTCATCCAGTTATGGCTGGCAAGCTTACTATTTTTGGCTGCAAACACTGTCATCCTACTCATGGTTATTCATCACCATAAATTTTCTAGAGTTTTTAGCCCATCACTCAGTGCTCCTGATTCTACTGATACTAAAAAATTGGATTAAGGAATAGAGTTAgaatctttttccttttttttttgcttgggtgttattttgtattttctccACTCTTTGTTTTGTACTGAGTCATTGGAACTCagttttttaatgtctactttTGAGGCTGTGATTGTTAATGTGGAAATGGGCAGTGAAGCTCCAAGTTtgttttgaggtttttttttatacactAGTGTGTCATTTTtactaagtttttattttatataaaagaagaaaaatttctATCAATACGtttctggattttttttttttttattcttgccaCAATTAAATATGGTTTACTaaataaaggggaaaaaatCTAGAATTTTGTTTAAATCAATTACAATGTTTCCTGGACCAATTTTTTACCATCAGAAAAAGCATTTGCTGCTGCTGTTTCTGCTCTTTGCATAGAGAACAATGTTGGAGTGGTTGTTTATGATGGAAAGGGAATTTTTATTGTGGCTCGAGTTTGGTGGTAAGATTTTTACCTGTCCCAAAATTGGTAGGCTTTGGAAAGTTGCTTAGGGACTGAAGTTTGCATAGATTGTTACTTGTCAAGTATTTCTTTCGTTAATGAATATTGTTGGATATGATGCTTTTAGATAAACATATGTAGGTGCATGCAACATATGTACATATGTATCTTCTATACATACTTCGGTGCGCATACATGCAGTTGCCTTCAAAAGATGTTCTCTTTATATTCTTGTATATTGAATCTTGACTTTTACCTGCTAGATTTTGTTTTTACCTGTTATTACTTCATTTGGCTTGTTGTCAATGCAGTCTTTTTAACTCAGTGAAATAACTAGTCAAATGCTGTCAATGATGAAGAGGATGTTTCAAGTCAAATGCTGTCATTTTCCACTATGGTTGTTTTGACGTTCTTAGTATATTGTGCCTGCTTCTGGATTTAACATCTTCACCGCTCCTATTTTTTGAGATGATCATTTGTAAATAATGTATTCTAaattaaattcatgatttttcattgattaggggaattcaattattaatacttttatGGAGTTAAATAATATAACGTTATACTTCATAAATAACTTACATTCACTGAAAcatattttaagttatatttatgATTCAAAAGTTTGTATGTTCAGATGTTCTGGTTTATGCTGTAATATTTGACCTCGGCATATTGTTTAAGTTTCTAAAAACACAATTGTTAACATAAGTTTTTGAATTGCTGATTTTTATGAATTCCTTTGGTTTTTCTttcggaatttttttttttatcgtttTAAATTGCTGAGTTATGAATCACAGGTTAGCCCAATCATATTTGCAGCAAAGTTACAACCACATTTAATTCGGACACTCAAACAGGTGAGTGAAATTTTTTATCACATTTAATTGTCTGAAAAGTATATActgtgaaaaaaaaacagatgcCTGgtcttatttattttccatgtCTAGAGCCATTTGTTCAAGTGAAACAATTTTCTTGATAAAATCCGACTTGTGGATAAATGACCTTCATGGCAATCTCATAGCTATGATTGATAATCCTAAAACTGCATATCCACTTGCATAtttgaaatgtaatttgttttgTCCCTTTTGGTGCTATGTGGATGCTCGTACTTGACATTTATTGGTATCTATGTAGACTCGAGGAATAATTGATGGAACTTTCAGTATGAATGATACAAAAGTGAGGTTGTTGGCGGTTGGATATAGAGTTCCTTCTTTTTAAATACAATATCATTGATTGAACAGAAATCTTAACTGTGAACCTTAGGGGTCTGCATCCTGTACTAAACATTGTCTGGTGCTTGCTGCatgttgttctttctttctctgcTTGCACAAAGTCAATAATCTATAATTTAACATTAGGTGTTCCCTGTTTATGTTCTTCACTTTGTAAGCTTTGGCCTTTCTTATAACTGTCTTGGCCGTCTTTTTTTATATCAACTGCTTGTCTCTGCAGGAGTAACTAGGTTCGTTTTTTATGCATCACTTCATATAGTTGCCCTACCGGAAGATTGATCCTTGACTAGTGAatgttgaaaatttgaaatgctGTCATGACCTTATTTGAACAAACCCCCTATTACTTTGTTAATTATTGTGTGGCCtattaatttctttataaatttcaaatacttTATTCCAAGTTTAGATAGACTCCATTTGCTGTTTATCCTTGAAAAATGTAATGTGTGTTGTGTGTTTCATGTTTGAGGTTAAACAGAACATTGATGTTCACATCAACACATCAATGCACTGTAAAAGCCTAGGTAATTTAGTGATTATTTTTCTGAGATTATGATGTTAAAATGGCACATGATCACTTGCCCTTTGAAGTTCAAAAGTTGAAACTCTTTTTGAAGGATATGCAATGATTATCTGATCtaacttctttatttgttcagtTGACATTTTCACATTTGATTGGGACAATATTAATtttactcttttctttttgatattccATGAGTTGCGTTCTGATATGAAACCAGTCTGCAAATGTTATTATGTGAAGCAAGCATCCTGTATACATTGCTTCTTGATATCTGCCTTCGTTCAAATCAAGGGTAATTTTCTACTCATTATCTTCTGAATGTTACTAGGTTTATTTGCCTCATTATTAGCAGATACAAGCTTTTAAATTAACATGTTAAACATTAGCAAATAACAATATAACTTATTAGTCTAGCATACCAGGATCCATTGTTTTCTCAGAGCTAGATCCATTGATTTGAGTATCAATTGGAGCCGATACCGGTCAGGTTTGTTACTTTTGCCTCCACATAATGTGCACACATTTGCCGACGGTACATGtatcttgtactattcattttCTACCGCGCATGTAGATGTTGCGAATTGCCATCCTAAGCCACATATTTTGTTTATTCAATTAATTCTCTAACAATTCTTTAACCAGAGCATACTGCCATAGTGATCTATACATACAATGAGGTAGTTACACACATGATCTTTTTGACTTAAATGAAGATATATTCCTTGTTTTATATGATGAGATTATCTGATATTGTAAGTAACTAATTTCTTAATGTGTTCTACATGTTCTTGCTCAATCTTTTTGCTTTAAAGA
This window encodes:
- the LOC120261114 gene encoding GPI mannosyltransferase 1 isoform X3; protein product: MEVRYTDIDYFVFSDAAALVATGKSPFERSTYRYSPLLAFLLIPNLILHQSWGKLLFSSADLLVGLFVDIILKLRSVPETLRLLSVAVWLFNPFTFTIGTRGNCEPIVCAMILWIIICIMNGKVIQAAFWYGLVVHFRIYPIIYALPFVLVLNNQHARPRECILKKGSPRSGVTDPSSRARVVKPSTTSWKQLFCPWDLLRSNITINSFLFGLISGSIFFFCTALFFKLYGWEFLNEGLLYHLTRTDPRHNFSIYFYHIYLHHQHKFSLVEKLISFLPQLMVQLALIFRFAADLPFCLFLQTVAFVAFNKVITAQYFVWFFCLLPLILPWSSMKLKWKGLICISLWMGSQLHWLLWGYILEFKGQNVFIQLWLASLLFLAANTVILLMVIHHHKFSRVFSPSLSAPDSTDTKKLD
- the LOC120261114 gene encoding GPI mannosyltransferase 1 isoform X1, with protein sequence MSDQRNAGVIGDRGSIAREKKIWGFGDWFPTKMCGSINFGRMMVISAFLRLGLIAYGEWQDAHMEVRYTDIDYFVFSDAAALVATGKSPFERSTYRYSPLLAFLLIPNLILHQSWGKLLFSSADLLVGLFVDIILKLRSVPETLRLLSVAVWLFNPFTFTIGTRGNCEPIVCAMILWIIICIMNGKVIQAAFWYGLVVHFRIYPIIYALPFVLVLNNQHARPRECILKKGSPRSGVTDPSSRARVVKPSTTSWKQLFCPWDLLRSNITINSFLFGLISGSIFFFCTALFFKLYGWEFLNEGLLYHLTRTDPRHNFSIYFYHIYLHHQHKFSLVEKLISFLPQLMVQLALIFRFAADLPFCLFLQTVAFVAFNKVITAQYFVWFFCLLPLILPWSSMKLKWKGLICISLWMGSQLHWLLWGYILEFKGQNVFIQLWLASLLFLAANTVILLMVIHHHKFSRVFSPSLSAPDSTDTKKLD
- the LOC120261114 gene encoding GPI mannosyltransferase 1 isoform X2, whose amino-acid sequence is MCGSINFGRMMVISAFLRLGLIAYGEWQDAHMEVRYTDIDYFVFSDAAALVATGKSPFERSTYRYSPLLAFLLIPNLILHQSWGKLLFSSADLLVGLFVDIILKLRSVPETLRLLSVAVWLFNPFTFTIGTRGNCEPIVCAMILWIIICIMNGKVIQAAFWYGLVVHFRIYPIIYALPFVLVLNNQHARPRECILKKGSPRSGVTDPSSRARVVKPSTTSWKQLFCPWDLLRSNITINSFLFGLISGSIFFFCTALFFKLYGWEFLNEGLLYHLTRTDPRHNFSIYFYHIYLHHQHKFSLVEKLISFLPQLMVQLALIFRFAADLPFCLFLQTVAFVAFNKVITAQYFVWFFCLLPLILPWSSMKLKWKGLICISLWMGSQLHWLLWGYILEFKGQNVFIQLWLASLLFLAANTVILLMVIHHHKFSRVFSPSLSAPDSTDTKKLD